TATAGACTTTGACTTTTACCGTTTTTCTGCCCCAATCAAGTGCTTTTGATTGAGAAGAGTAGAAGACGTCAATTTTATTTCCTTTGATTGCTCCGCCTTTATCTGCCGCAATGGCTTCACCGTAGCCTTCCACATGAACTTTCGTTCCTAGCGGAATGACCTTGGGGTCGACGGAAATGGCTTTTACTTTAGGATTTTTCTTTAAGTTTAGACCCGTTGCCGTAATCCCGCTGCAACCTTTACAATTTGCTGTGTACGCGGTTGCCTTCACGGTGATCGTTTTATATTTCTTGGCTGAGGATGATGTAGTTTTAGCTTTTGGTTTAGCAGAACTAGAAGGCTTCTTAACCTTTAGGACTTGTTTTGGATGAATGTTATCTTTTTTTAGGTTGTTCCAACTTTTGAGTTGATTGACTGTTATATTATGTTTATTGGCGATACCCCATAGTGTGTCGCCACTTTTGACTTTGTATGTAGTAGTAGCAGCCGATGAAACTCCGGAAAAACTAAATACCAGGAAGAAAGCAGTGAAGATTGGAAGTAGTATTTTTTTCAAAATGAATAGTCTCCTTTGTTTTAAATCGTAGACTTAGAATAACAGGTCTATGTGACAATAATGTTTCGATGGAATAGTAATTGTGTTACAAAAACGTTTCCGTTGATAAATGAACGTAATATAAATTAGGTAAAAAGGACTTGGTGAAGATTATTTCGATATGTTTTTTAATGATTGGAAATGTCGGTTTTAAAGCTTTTTTTGTAGATTTAATGGCGTTTTTTGTTTAATTATATAATATTTGGATATATTACAGCTGGTTTAAAAGACCTATGGATTTTTGTAAAAAAAGTAGCCCGATTATGACTGGATTATTGCTATATAATTGATGGTTTTTGGGAGAGGGGAGAGAATCCGGTATCCATTTTAAAAAGATCTAATATAAACACTAAGGTTAGAAGTACCTTCCGTTTCACTCCACCCTGGGTGAAACGAAGCTGAAATCTCCATTGTCGGCAGTATGGGGGAATCTGTAATTGGACCGTTTCATTGCACTGCACTCTTCTGCATTTTAAAAAAGATAGTCCCCCGATTCCTGCGGTTTTAGAAGATTTAGATCTTGCCCGTTGCGTTCTGCATTAGAATAAAAGCTAACATTCTTAATTGCTCTTCTTCAACCGTTCCCTCTCAAGTAAAGCTTGCTTTTCTAAAGACTTGCACTCCGCCTGTAAGTGCCGATTGTATGCTTCTAATCGTGCGAGATAAACCAATGTCTCCTGTGGAAAAAAATGAGTGATTTTAAAGATTCCAAAAATGTGATTTTGCGTGTAGATGATCGTGGATTAGAATTTGGTTGATCAAATAGTTGAACCAGCATCGAGGTAATGAGACCTAAAAAGATGCCGTCTGCAATATGCAG
This genomic stretch from Peribacillus muralis harbors:
- a CDS encoding 3D domain-containing protein gives rise to the protein MKKILLPIFTAFFLVFSFSGVSSAATTTYKVKSGDTLWGIANKHNITVNQLKSWNNLKKDNIHPKQVLKVKKPSSSAKPKAKTTSSSAKKYKTITVKATAYTANCKGCSGITATGLNLKKNPKVKAISVDPKVIPLGTKVHVEGYGEAIAADKGGAIKGNKIDVFYSSQSKALDWGRKTVKVKVYK